A part of Bacteroidota bacterium genomic DNA contains:
- a CDS encoding DUF4332 domain-containing protein, producing MAKITTIEGIGDTYAEKFRTAGVGSVEMLLKKGSSKKGRLTLAEQTGLDASRVLKFVNHADLIRIKGIGGEYAELLEAAGVDTVKELAQRNAINLHEKMKSVNGEKKLVRQVAARSQVEEWIRQAKRLPRAVQY from the coding sequence ATGGCAAAGATCACCACGATAGAAGGCATTGGCGACACGTATGCAGAAAAATTCAGAACAGCAGGCGTAGGGTCTGTTGAGATGCTACTCAAAAAGGGCAGCTCAAAAAAAGGCCGGCTCACGCTAGCTGAACAAACAGGACTCGATGCCTCCCGCGTTCTTAAATTTGTAAACCACGCAGACCTGATTCGCATCAAAGGTATCGGCGGAGAATATGCCGAGCTACTGGAAGCCGCTGGCGTTGACACCGTAAAAGAACTCGCCCAACGGAATGCAATCAACCTGCACGAAAAAATGAAATCTGTAAACGGCGAAAAGAAGCTGGTTCGCCAGGTTGCCGCCCGTTCGCAAGTTGAAGAGTGGATCCGACAGGCCAAACGTCTGCCACGCGCTGTGCAGTACTAA
- a CDS encoding MBL fold metallo-hydrolase, which translates to MEFVALGDTEEIGASCLFLKINETGIVLDAGADPEEEGEASLPDFDILKKKTGYYVDHAVITHAHHDHMGSLPILIREFPHVVVHMTPVTRQFVEFLLPASARLQRRKLREGSSFAEPLFNEEEVEMQSHLYLTHELQDTFPISGMHDNAEIRGKLYNAGHVLGAAGIEITFEENGKQRRLFYTSDTSIRPQHIIPGGDYPEGPIDILLLESTLGADPDAELTTRKLEEERLLKSVQRVLDRGGTILFPVFALGRAQEILAVIDRFKSKNQIDPDIPVYTAGGMRAVADLYDKSRHTTPRINPEFQVFGVPQKRLPRSNKATREALSRPSIHVVSSGMMFERTISNRLAQELVEDEKNGIFLVGYAKDDSPARLALEAAQEGKGNEVVLDRMVGPQPINCDVERFRFSGHSHRRELLQIVEKLKPAKIVLVHGETEARNWMADNIRYYYPEAEIILPQHGESINL; encoded by the coding sequence ATGGAGTTTGTTGCGCTGGGGGACACAGAGGAAATAGGTGCCAGCTGTCTCTTCCTTAAAATCAATGAGACCGGTATCGTACTCGATGCCGGCGCCGATCCAGAGGAAGAGGGAGAAGCCAGTCTGCCTGACTTTGACATCCTAAAGAAGAAGACCGGCTACTACGTCGACCATGCGGTCATAACGCATGCACATCACGACCACATGGGCTCTCTGCCCATTCTGATTCGCGAGTTTCCGCACGTAGTCGTCCACATGACCCCGGTCACCCGTCAGTTTGTTGAATTCTTGCTACCAGCCTCTGCGCGGTTGCAGCGAAGAAAACTACGCGAAGGCTCCAGCTTTGCTGAACCCCTTTTCAACGAAGAAGAGGTAGAAATGCAAAGCCACTTGTACCTGACACACGAGTTGCAAGATACTTTCCCGATTTCCGGCATGCACGACAATGCGGAGATTCGTGGCAAGCTATACAATGCGGGGCATGTACTCGGGGCAGCCGGCATTGAAATTACGTTTGAAGAAAACGGCAAACAGCGCCGGCTCTTCTACACCAGCGACACCAGCATTCGCCCGCAACACATTATCCCTGGCGGCGACTACCCCGAAGGCCCGATTGACATCCTCCTTTTAGAATCCACGCTGGGTGCAGACCCTGACGCTGAGTTGACCACGCGTAAACTCGAAGAAGAACGCTTGCTCAAAAGTGTCCAGCGCGTGCTTGATCGAGGCGGCACCATCCTTTTCCCTGTTTTTGCCCTTGGCCGCGCCCAGGAAATCCTGGCCGTCATTGATCGGTTCAAAAGCAAAAACCAGATTGACCCCGACATCCCTGTCTACACTGCTGGCGGCATGCGTGCAGTAGCTGATTTGTACGACAAGTCGCGGCACACCACCCCACGTATCAACCCTGAATTCCAGGTATTTGGCGTTCCCCAAAAAAGGCTCCCCCGGAGCAACAAGGCAACAAGAGAAGCCCTCAGCCGGCCAAGTATCCACGTGGTGAGTAGCGGAATGATGTTCGAGCGCACCATTTCAAACCGGCTCGCACAAGAGCTGGTTGAAGATGAAAAAAATGGCATTTTCCTGGTTGGCTATGCCAAAGACGACTCGCCGGCCCGGCTCGCACTCGAAGCAGCACAAGAAGGCAAAGGCAACGAAGTGGTACTGGATCGCATGGTAGGTCCGCAACCCATCAATTGCGACGTTGAGCGCTTCCGCTTTAGTGGCCACAGCCACAGACGCGAATTGCTACAAATCGTTGAAAAACTTAAGCCGGCTAAAATTGTGCTCGTCCACGGCGAAACGGAAGCCAGAAACTGGATGGCAGATAATATCCGGTACTACTACCCGGAAGCTGAGATTATCCTGCCGCAACACGGCGAATCTATCAACCTGTAG